One Methanolobus sp. WCC4 DNA segment encodes these proteins:
- the thrC gene encoding threonine synthase, translated as MKLYSTNLNAPEVSFEEALITGLAPDRGLYMPRSLPKFSKEEIDSFKDAPYPEIAYRVLSKVLEGEVDDESLRSLVYDAYNYDVPLEEVDENTYIMRLDRGPTASFKDFAARMMARLMQYYLSKENRSLTILTATSGDTGSAVADAFYGLDNIKVIVLFPTDEVSDRQRKQMTTLGKNITAISVDGKFDDCQAMVKQAFADEDLKGFNLSSANSINIGRLVPQSIYYVYSYAKLRNYPEDIIFSIPSGNFGNMMGCVLARTMGIPVKKIIASVNENDEVPAFLNTGEYSKIEPSRNCLSNAMNVGHPSNLARLIAVYDGVMDETGHISKEPDMAKLRNDIYSGSVTDDETKATIKEIYEKYGILIEPHGAVGIKGLLDFRASTGDNTLAVTLETADPAKFPEHVKAETGVEPELPESLKKIEAKEEFMDYLGTDYAGFKKYLQEKLG; from the coding sequence ATGAAACTCTACAGCACAAATCTTAACGCGCCGGAAGTCAGCTTTGAGGAAGCCCTTATCACAGGACTTGCACCTGACAGGGGGCTTTACATGCCTCGCAGCCTTCCGAAATTCTCAAAGGAGGAGATCGATTCCTTTAAAGATGCACCGTATCCTGAGATAGCTTACAGGGTACTGAGCAAAGTACTCGAAGGCGAGGTAGATGACGAGTCACTGAGATCCCTCGTATATGATGCTTACAACTATGACGTCCCTCTTGAGGAGGTTGACGAGAATACCTACATCATGAGGCTTGACAGGGGGCCAACTGCATCATTCAAGGATTTTGCAGCCCGCATGATGGCAAGGCTCATGCAGTACTATCTCAGCAAGGAGAACAGGAGCCTCACTATACTCACAGCCACATCCGGTGATACCGGCAGCGCGGTTGCAGATGCCTTCTACGGTCTTGACAACATCAAGGTCATCGTACTCTTCCCGACAGACGAGGTATCCGACCGCCAGCGCAAGCAGATGACAACCCTTGGCAAGAACATCACCGCCATCTCTGTGGATGGCAAGTTCGATGACTGTCAGGCAATGGTGAAGCAGGCATTCGCAGATGAGGACCTTAAAGGTTTCAACCTCTCCTCGGCAAACTCCATCAACATTGGTCGCCTTGTGCCACAATCTATCTATTACGTCTACTCTTACGCAAAGCTCAGGAACTATCCTGAGGATATCATATTCTCTATTCCCTCAGGTAACTTCGGTAACATGATGGGCTGTGTCCTGGCAAGGACCATGGGAATCCCTGTGAAAAAGATAATAGCATCCGTCAATGAGAATGACGAGGTGCCAGCCTTCCTGAACACAGGCGAGTACAGCAAGATCGAACCTTCAAGGAACTGTCTCTCCAATGCTATGAATGTGGGACACCCAAGCAACCTTGCAAGGCTCATCGCTGTCTATGATGGTGTCATGGACGAGACCGGTCATATCAGTAAAGAACCTGATATGGCAAAGCTCAGGAATGACATCTACTCCGGCTCCGTAACAGATGATGAGACAAAGGCAACCATCAAAGAGATCTACGAGAAATACGGCATCCTTATAGAACCACACGGTGCAGTTGGAATAAAGGGACTTCTTGACTTCAGGGCCAGTACCGGCGACAACACTCTTGCTGTCACTCTGGAAACAGCAGACCCTGCCAAGTTCCCTGAGCATGTAAAGGCTGAGACTGGTGTTGAGCCTGAACTTCCTGAAAGCCTCAAAAAGATCGAGGCAAAGGAAGAGTTCATGGATTATCTCGGTACGGACTACGCAGGTTTCAAGAAATATCTTCAGGAAAAGCTCGGTTGA
- a CDS encoding DUF2769 domain-containing protein yields MTDDRNCFSEGRGKYFGICTSYHHSKGCNCPQCPSYSEKGVFMFCSKGPRPDVSKKGCLCSGCIIRRKFGLEGDYFCSE; encoded by the coding sequence ATGACCGATGATAGAAACTGTTTCTCCGAAGGACGTGGCAAATACTTTGGTATCTGTACATCCTACCATCATTCCAAGGGTTGCAATTGTCCACAGTGTCCTTCCTATTCTGAAAAAGGAGTCTTTATGTTCTGTTCGAAAGGCCCTCGTCCGGATGTGAGTAAAAAGGGATGCCTCTGTTCAGGGTGTATAATACGCAGAAAATTCGGTCTTGAAGGAGATTACTTCTGTTCGGAGTGA
- a CDS encoding phosphate-starvation-inducible PsiE family protein gives MIIKYINMFQTVVIKAIIVMMALVILSATLEIGWIVVLDMVTPPYFVIGVEQILDVFGLFFLVIIGIELLETVKMIIMESSMNVDVIILVGITAVVRKVMIIDIKSTDPIFLMGMGVLIVALAATYYLVTSSEKEFKCTLD, from the coding sequence ATGATAATTAAATACATAAACATGTTTCAGACCGTGGTCATCAAAGCAATTATCGTAATGATGGCATTAGTTATTCTGAGTGCTACACTGGAGATCGGATGGATCGTAGTTCTTGATATGGTCACTCCGCCTTACTTTGTGATTGGTGTGGAACAGATACTGGATGTATTCGGGCTTTTCTTCCTTGTTATCATCGGTATTGAGCTGCTCGAGACGGTCAAGATGATAATCATGGAATCATCCATGAATGTTGATGTGATCATCCTTGTAGGTATCACTGCAGTTGTAAGGAAAGTAATGATCATCGATATCAAAAGTACCGATCCAATCTTTCTGATGGGTATGGGTGTACTGATAGTTGCACTTGCAGCAACATACTATCTTGTGACCTCATCTGAAAAGGAGTTCAAGTGTACTCTTGACTGA